A section of the Humulus lupulus chromosome 2, drHumLupu1.1, whole genome shotgun sequence genome encodes:
- the LOC133814182 gene encoding uncharacterized protein LOC133814182: MPSYVKFLKEILSKKRKMKDYETVALREECSAILQRKLPQKLRDPGSFTIPCTIGNFKLGLGEARPTTVTLQLANRSIKHHRGIIEDVLVKVDKFIFLGDFIVLDIEEDADVSIILGRPFLAMGQKLIDVQKGELRLRVQGDEVVFNVFKAMSYHKASDNCFSIDVIERVVSEKNGSTDALEVVFKQYEEDDSDDVEVMDYVKWVNSYGPY, encoded by the exons ATGCCCAGTTATGTGAAATTCTTGAAGGAGATTTTGTCAAAGAAGAGAAAAATGAAGGACTATGAAACTGTGGCGCTGAGAGAGGAGTGCAGTGCAATCTTGCAAAGAAAGCTTCCTCAAAAGCTTAGGGACCCGGGAAGTTTCACTATACCATGCACTATTGGGAATTTTAA GCTTGGTTTGGGTGAAGCAAGGCCTACAACAGTGACATTACAATTGGCTAATAGGTCAATCAAGCATCATAGGGGGATTATTGAGGATGTACTTGTAAAAGTGGACAAGTTTATTTTTCTAGGTGATTTTATTGTGTTGGACATAGAAGAGGATGCTGATGTCTCGATCATTCTTGGGAGACCATTTTTAGCCATGGGGCAAAAATTGATTGATGTTCAAAAAGGTGAATTAAGGCTTCGGGTTCAAGGTGATGAAGTGGTCTTCAATGTGTTTAAAGCAATGTCATACCATAAAGCAAGCGATAACTGTTTCTCCATTGATGTGATTGAAAGGGTTGTTTCTGAGAAGAATGGGAGCACTGATGCTCTTGAGGTGGTGTTTAAACAGTATGAAGAAGATGACAGTGATGATGTTGAGGTCATGGATTATGTGAAGTGGGTAAATTCTTACGGGCCTTACTag
- the LOC133814181 gene encoding uncharacterized protein LOC133814181 — MATPMMQAQTMCELCGGPHAYEKCQYADVNNMPLEQAQAIGNFPHQNNNNPYSNFYNQGWRNHPNFSWKNDQQGQSSVQPSQEPFQQPPPGFYQPPMQRHQNPMRQPDTQSDVLNQFMTETRSSIRNLENQIGKLATLMANRAQGNLPSTTEFNPKEECQAITLRSGKKYEEPSVEQSDEDKVRDQQAQGTVEKKQGEKKVTEYLPTKEATPQVSIDHHIKIPYPQRLRKNNLDKKFSKFLEIFKKLHINISFVEAMEQMPRLKLGEARPTTISLQMADRFIKHPRGVIEDVLVKVGKFIFPADFIILDMEEDANIPIILGRPFLATGRALIDVQKGELRLQVQNEEISFNVFAATEIPTCCRVDMENDCQESIGKKKKKTKERFRTVRRRMKRLLCGKFEGFDDIGDNFNILNSSREFSSHDTMALKDARGGLDPS; from the exons ATGGCAACCCCCATGATGCAAGCTCAAACTATGTGTGAATTATGTGGGGGTCCTCATGCTTATGAAAAATGTCAGTATGCAGATGTCAATAATATGCCATTGGAACAAGCTCAAGCCATTGGGAATTTTCctcatcaaaataataataatcctTATTCAAATTTCTATAACCAGGGTTGGAGGAATCACCCCAATTTTTCTTGGAAGAATGACCAACAAGGCCAGTCTTCAGTTCAGCCATCACAGGAACCATTTCAGCAGCCACCTCCTGGGTTTTACCAACCGCCCATGCAACGACACCAGAATCCTATGAGACAGCCTGATACTCAGTCTGATGTTCTTAATCAATTCATGACTGAAACGCGGTCTTCTATTAGAAATTTGGAGAACCAGATTGGGAAATTGGCTACTCTTATGGCCAACCGTGCTCAAGGTAACCTTCCTAGCACCACTGAATTCAATCCAAAAGAAGAGTGCCAGGCTATTACATTGAGAAGTGGGAAGAAATATGAAGAGCCAAGTGTGGAGCAGTCAGATGAAGACAAGGTTCGGGATCAACAAGCACAGGGCACAGTGGAAAAGAAGCAAGGTGAAAAAAAGGTTACTGAATACCTCCCAACCAAAGAAGCTACACCACAAGTGAGCATAGATCACCACATCAAGATTCCCTACCCACAAAGGCTCCGCAAGAACAACCTTGATAAGAAATTCTCAAAGTTCCTTGAAATATTCAAGAAACTACATATCAATATCTCATTTGTGGAGGCCATGGAGCAAATGCCAAG GCTAAAATTGGGAGAAGCTCGCCCTACAACGATTTCCTTACAGATGGCTGATCGCTTCATTAAACATCCTCGTGGAGTGATAGAGGATGTCTTGGTGAAGGTGGGTAAATTTATTTTCCCTGCTGATTTTATAATTCTTGACATGGAGGAAGATGCAAACATTCCCATTATTTTGGGAAGACCATTCTTAGCCACAGGACGAGCTTTAATCGATGTACAAAAAGGGGAGTTAAGGTTGCAGGTCCAAAATGAggaaataagttttaatgtctttgcAGCAACTGAAATTCCTACATGTTGTAGAGTTGATATGGAGAATGATTGTCAAGAATCAattggtaaaaagaagaagaagaccaaaGAACGATTTCGAACAGTTCGACGTCGTATGAAAAGATTATTGTGTGGCAAGTTTGAAGGTTTCGATGACATTGGGGATAATTTCAATATTCTCAACAGTAGTAGGGAATTTTCCTCGCATGACACGATGGCTCTCAAGGATGCAAGGGGTGGACTTGACCCAAGTTGA